The following coding sequences lie in one Loxodonta africana isolate mLoxAfr1 chromosome X, mLoxAfr1.hap2, whole genome shotgun sequence genomic window:
- the NHSL2 gene encoding NHS-like protein 2 isoform X4 — protein MAAQPRAWNGHSNSPAGSVARPTTSDIRPSHSVTEGAHGRAAVGQEARFPNLTLPVLRNPCNLGETHQERSGANPPGMESMGMMYSVSSSCNGTTESTFSTSWKGNAFTYMIPSATSQNNQVNGNGKNPSSANSWVPLNTLPPLVPKEAATHFVTHDNPGRCSGLAGYSEYSTQRRQVPERATKIGLLTSGTSRLETGPGGASKFRERSLSVPTDSGITDVDYDEGQKASEACALPYASTSSEGSNSADNVASLSAEQEAQRRRQRSKSISLKKAKKKPSPPMRSVSLVKDEPVLLPEGGPVLTKDQRPKSLSLSLEHQGHHLSHPDAQGHPAVPPLDDSEGTQLSHHWYLTDWKYGDTYQSLSSSSTATGTTVIECTQVQGSSESLASPSTSRATTPSQLSIEAEAREISSPARPTGLMSPSSGYSSQSETPTPTVSMSLTLGHFPPSSSSVRVRPAVPERKSSLPPTSPVEKSSKSRLSFDLPLTSSPKLDLSGMSISSQSKTKVSRHHSDTNFGAKLAQKTSPNQPVMPMVTQSDLRSVRLRSVSKSEPEDDTESPDYAEEPGTEVFILPERKMKPPVAEKPSLARRPPDLVHRSPSVPKGYPLTSPMSAMTTKSSSQHMRPLPPDIYTVVRKPKSSSFSDSRSPGESAAPLPLVFTPFASSSSDFFSGTQLPPQGGMGDESSKVRALPERVTLQSQEEAEKKKGKIPPPVPKKPSVLHLPLTSPTAQMEVCVAEPRLPLSPIITLEEDAKCPPTGDDLQSPGRKMTSTPQADNEKEASLLGSSVEPSTEEKSLISDKTAESIVEDDDDVFVASRTTEDLFTVIHRSKRKLLGWKEPGEAFAGSRPSSHLPIKNTADSPVSESAASAGSGSNANLDADRNDDFKALLQKKGSKVTPRSRPSAAELLKTTNPLARRIIAQFSKDYETPDNPST, from the exons GTCACAGCAACAGCCCAGCAGGCAGTGTGGCGCGCCCTACCACCTCGGACATCAGGCCCAGTCATTCAGTTACAGAAGGTGCTCACGGAAGAGCtgcagttggtcaggaagctcgGTTCCCAAATCTCACCTTGCCGGTACTAAGAAATCCTTGCAATCTGGGAGAAACTCACCAGGAACGTAGTGGTGCAAACCCTCCTGGCATGGAAAGCATGGGAATGATGTACAGTGTCTCCAGTTCTTGCAATGGAACAACAGAATCTACATTCTCCACTTCCtggaagggaaatgctttcacttACATGATTCCAAGTGCCACCAGCCAGAACAATCAAGTCAATGGAAATGGAAAGAATCCTTCCTCTGCGAATTCTTGGGTCCCTCTGAACACACTTCCACCTCTGGTTCCTAAGGAGGCTGCTACCCACTTTGTCACTCATGATAACCCAGGAAGATGCAGTGGGTTAGCTGGTTACTCTGAGTACTCTACTCAACGAAGGCAAGTACCAGAAAGAGCCACCAAGATTGGCCTTCTGACCAGTGGTACCTCAAGACTGGAGACAGGCCCAGGTGGGGCCAGCAAATTCCGGGAGCGGTCACTGTCTGTGCCTACAGACTCAGGCATCACAGATGTGGACTATGACGAGGGGCAAAAGGCCAGTGAAGCCTGTGCCCTCCCTTATGCCAGTACAAGTTCTGAGGGAAGCAACAGTGCTGACAACGTTGCTTCCCTTAGTGCTGAACAGGAGGCCCAGCGCAGACGGCAGAGGTCCAAGAGTATTTCCCTCAAGAAGGCCAAAAAGAAACCTTCTCCACCAATGCGTAGTGTCTCACTGGTCAAAGATGAGCCAGTCCTCCTGCCAGAAGGCGGACCAGTATTAACTAAGGACCAGAGGCCAAAGAGCCTTTCCCTCTCCTtggaacaccaaggacatcactTGTCCCACCCAGATGCTCAGGGTCACCCAGCTGTGCCACCCCTCGATGATTCAGAAGGTACACAATTATCCCACCACTGGTATCTTACTGACTGGAAGTATGGAGACACCTACCAATCCTTGTCCAGCTCCAGCACTGCCACTGGCACCACAGTCATTGAGTGCACCCAAGTTCAGGGCAGCTCAGAGTCTCTTGCCTCCCCTTCCACCTCCAGAGCCACTACGCCTTCCCAACTCTCCATTGAGGCGGAGGCCAGGGAGATATCCTCCCCAGCAAGGCCCACTGGACTAATGTCACCCTCCAGCGGATACTCCAGTCAGTCAGAGACACCAACACCCACTGTCTCTATGTCCTTGACCCTGGGCCACTTTCCCCCTTCAAGCAGCAGTGTCCGGGTACGTCCAGCGGTACCTGAGAGGAAGTCATCACTTCCCCCGACATCACCAGTGGAGAAAAGTTCCAAGTCACGGCTATCATTTGACCTACCATTGACCTCTTCCCCCAAACTGGATCTGTCTGGGATGAGTATCTCCAGCCAAAGCAAAACCAAGGTGAGCCGGCATCACTCAGATACAAATTTTGGGGCCAAGCTGGCCCAGAAAACTAGTCCCAACCAGCCTGTCATGCCCATGGTTACTCAATCTGACTTACGTTCTGTTCGCCTGAGGTCAGTCAGCAAGTCTGAGCCAGAAGATGACACTGAGAGCCCTGATTATGCTGAGGAACCTGGAACAGAAGTCTTCATCTTGCCAGAAAGAAAGATGAAACCTCCTGTAGCTGAGAAGCCATCGCTGGCCCGAAGGCCTCCAGACTTGGTCCACAGGTCACCATCGGTCCCCAAGGGGTACCCACTAACTTCACCTATGTCGGCTATGACCACCAAGAGCTCAAGTCAACATATGAGGCCACTTCCTCCAGACATCTATACGGTGGTGCGGAAACCAAAGTCCTCCAGCTTCTCTGATAGTAGGAGCCCAGGGGAGTCAGCAGCACCCTTACCGCTTGTTTTCACACCTTTTGCCAGTTCTTCTAGTGATTTCTTCTCAGGAACACAGCTGCCTCCCCAGGGAGGTATGGGGGATGAGAGCTCCAAGGTAAGAGCCCTGCCTGAAAGAGTTACCCTCCAGAGCCAGGAAGAAGCTGAGAAAAAGAAAGGCAAGATTCCGCCTCCTGTACCAAAAAAGCCCAGCGTGCTGCATCTGCCTCTCACTTCACCCACAGCTCAAATGGAGGTCTGTGTGGCAGAACCAAGGCTGCCTCTCAGCCCCATCATCACCCTGGAGGAAGATGCCAAGTGTCCCCCCACCGGCGATGACCTGCAATCACCTGGTAGAAAGATGACTTCAACTCCTCAGGCTGACAATGAAAAGGAGGCAAGCCTTCTGG GGAGTTCTGTGGAACcgagcactgaagaaaaaagtttaaTCAGTGATAAGACAGCCGAGTCGATTGTGGAAGATGACGATGACGTGTTTGTGGCTTCACGCACAACTGAAGACTTATTTACTGTGATACACAG GTCCAAAAGAAAGCTGCTTGGCTGGAAGGAGCCTGGTGAGGCCTTTGCTGGCAGCAGACCGAGCTCCCATTTGCCAATAAAGAACACAGCTGATTCTCCAGTCAGTGAGTCTGCTGCCTCTGCAGGGTCAGGCAGCAATGCCAACCTAGATGCTGACAGAAACGATGATTTCAAGGCCCTGctacagaagaaaggaagtaaggTAACTCCAAGATCCCGCCCCTCAGCAGCCGAACTGCTAAAGACCACCAACCCACTGGCTCGGAGAATTATTGCGCAATTTTCAAAAGACTATGAAACCCCTGATAATCCCAGTACCTAA
- the NHSL2 gene encoding NHS-like protein 2 isoform X5: MESMGMMYSVSSSCNGTTESTFSTSWKGNAFTYMIPSATSQNNQVNGNGKNPSSANSWVPLNTLPPLVPKEAATHFVTHDNPGRCSGLAGYSEYSTQRRQVPERATKIGLLTSGTSRLETGPGGASKFRERSLSVPTDSGITDVDYDEGQKASEACALPYASTSSEGSNSADNVASLSAEQEAQRRRQRSKSISLKKAKKKPSPPMRSVSLVKDEPVLLPEGGPVLTKDQRPKSLSLSLEHQGHHLSHPDAQGHPAVPPLDDSEGTQLSHHWYLTDWKYGDTYQSLSSSSTATGTTVIECTQVQGSSESLASPSTSRATTPSQLSIEAEAREISSPARPTGLMSPSSGYSSQSETPTPTVSMSLTLGHFPPSSSSVRVRPAVPERKSSLPPTSPVEKSSKSRLSFDLPLTSSPKLDLSGMSISSQSKTKVSRHHSDTNFGAKLAQKTSPNQPVMPMVTQSDLRSVRLRSVSKSEPEDDTESPDYAEEPGTEVFILPERKMKPPVAEKPSLARRPPDLVHRSPSVPKGYPLTSPMSAMTTKSSSQHMRPLPPDIYTVVRKPKSSSFSDSRSPGESAAPLPLVFTPFASSSSDFFSGTQLPPQGGMGDESSKVRALPERVTLQSQEEAEKKKGKIPPPVPKKPSVLHLPLTSPTAQMEVCVAEPRLPLSPIITLEEDAKCPPTGDDLQSPGRKMTSTPQADNEKEASLLGSSVEPSTEEKSLISDKTAESIVEDDDDVFVASRTTEDLFTVIHRSKRKLLGWKEPGEAFAGSRPSSHLPIKNTADSPVSESAASAGSGSNANLDADRNDDFKALLQKKGSKVTPRSRPSAAELLKTTNPLARRIIAQFSKDYETPDNPST, from the exons ATGGAAAGCATGGGAATGATGTACAGTGTCTCCAGTTCTTGCAATGGAACAACAGAATCTACATTCTCCACTTCCtggaagggaaatgctttcacttACATGATTCCAAGTGCCACCAGCCAGAACAATCAAGTCAATGGAAATGGAAAGAATCCTTCCTCTGCGAATTCTTGGGTCCCTCTGAACACACTTCCACCTCTGGTTCCTAAGGAGGCTGCTACCCACTTTGTCACTCATGATAACCCAGGAAGATGCAGTGGGTTAGCTGGTTACTCTGAGTACTCTACTCAACGAAGGCAAGTACCAGAAAGAGCCACCAAGATTGGCCTTCTGACCAGTGGTACCTCAAGACTGGAGACAGGCCCAGGTGGGGCCAGCAAATTCCGGGAGCGGTCACTGTCTGTGCCTACAGACTCAGGCATCACAGATGTGGACTATGACGAGGGGCAAAAGGCCAGTGAAGCCTGTGCCCTCCCTTATGCCAGTACAAGTTCTGAGGGAAGCAACAGTGCTGACAACGTTGCTTCCCTTAGTGCTGAACAGGAGGCCCAGCGCAGACGGCAGAGGTCCAAGAGTATTTCCCTCAAGAAGGCCAAAAAGAAACCTTCTCCACCAATGCGTAGTGTCTCACTGGTCAAAGATGAGCCAGTCCTCCTGCCAGAAGGCGGACCAGTATTAACTAAGGACCAGAGGCCAAAGAGCCTTTCCCTCTCCTtggaacaccaaggacatcactTGTCCCACCCAGATGCTCAGGGTCACCCAGCTGTGCCACCCCTCGATGATTCAGAAGGTACACAATTATCCCACCACTGGTATCTTACTGACTGGAAGTATGGAGACACCTACCAATCCTTGTCCAGCTCCAGCACTGCCACTGGCACCACAGTCATTGAGTGCACCCAAGTTCAGGGCAGCTCAGAGTCTCTTGCCTCCCCTTCCACCTCCAGAGCCACTACGCCTTCCCAACTCTCCATTGAGGCGGAGGCCAGGGAGATATCCTCCCCAGCAAGGCCCACTGGACTAATGTCACCCTCCAGCGGATACTCCAGTCAGTCAGAGACACCAACACCCACTGTCTCTATGTCCTTGACCCTGGGCCACTTTCCCCCTTCAAGCAGCAGTGTCCGGGTACGTCCAGCGGTACCTGAGAGGAAGTCATCACTTCCCCCGACATCACCAGTGGAGAAAAGTTCCAAGTCACGGCTATCATTTGACCTACCATTGACCTCTTCCCCCAAACTGGATCTGTCTGGGATGAGTATCTCCAGCCAAAGCAAAACCAAGGTGAGCCGGCATCACTCAGATACAAATTTTGGGGCCAAGCTGGCCCAGAAAACTAGTCCCAACCAGCCTGTCATGCCCATGGTTACTCAATCTGACTTACGTTCTGTTCGCCTGAGGTCAGTCAGCAAGTCTGAGCCAGAAGATGACACTGAGAGCCCTGATTATGCTGAGGAACCTGGAACAGAAGTCTTCATCTTGCCAGAAAGAAAGATGAAACCTCCTGTAGCTGAGAAGCCATCGCTGGCCCGAAGGCCTCCAGACTTGGTCCACAGGTCACCATCGGTCCCCAAGGGGTACCCACTAACTTCACCTATGTCGGCTATGACCACCAAGAGCTCAAGTCAACATATGAGGCCACTTCCTCCAGACATCTATACGGTGGTGCGGAAACCAAAGTCCTCCAGCTTCTCTGATAGTAGGAGCCCAGGGGAGTCAGCAGCACCCTTACCGCTTGTTTTCACACCTTTTGCCAGTTCTTCTAGTGATTTCTTCTCAGGAACACAGCTGCCTCCCCAGGGAGGTATGGGGGATGAGAGCTCCAAGGTAAGAGCCCTGCCTGAAAGAGTTACCCTCCAGAGCCAGGAAGAAGCTGAGAAAAAGAAAGGCAAGATTCCGCCTCCTGTACCAAAAAAGCCCAGCGTGCTGCATCTGCCTCTCACTTCACCCACAGCTCAAATGGAGGTCTGTGTGGCAGAACCAAGGCTGCCTCTCAGCCCCATCATCACCCTGGAGGAAGATGCCAAGTGTCCCCCCACCGGCGATGACCTGCAATCACCTGGTAGAAAGATGACTTCAACTCCTCAGGCTGACAATGAAAAGGAGGCAAGCCTTCTGG GGAGTTCTGTGGAACcgagcactgaagaaaaaagtttaaTCAGTGATAAGACAGCCGAGTCGATTGTGGAAGATGACGATGACGTGTTTGTGGCTTCACGCACAACTGAAGACTTATTTACTGTGATACACAG GTCCAAAAGAAAGCTGCTTGGCTGGAAGGAGCCTGGTGAGGCCTTTGCTGGCAGCAGACCGAGCTCCCATTTGCCAATAAAGAACACAGCTGATTCTCCAGTCAGTGAGTCTGCTGCCTCTGCAGGGTCAGGCAGCAATGCCAACCTAGATGCTGACAGAAACGATGATTTCAAGGCCCTGctacagaagaaaggaagtaaggTAACTCCAAGATCCCGCCCCTCAGCAGCCGAACTGCTAAAGACCACCAACCCACTGGCTCGGAGAATTATTGCGCAATTTTCAAAAGACTATGAAACCCCTGATAATCCCAGTACCTAA